TCTCCTTAAAGGGAGGGCTTGCCATCCAACGGCCCTGCATTACGCTGAACTTGCACGAAGAGATTACCTGCTTTGTTTCCCGGGCGAGCCGCATGAATCGAGATTCCGTTGACCCTCGTAGATGGCTGCAGCGATGGTTCGTCCCCACCGCGATGCTGCTGCTCGGTGGATGCGCCGGTCCACAATCCACGCTCGATCCCGCCGGGCAGGGAGCGGAGGATATCGCCCGGATCTTCTGGATCATGGTCGTCGGGGCGACGGTCATCTGGACTACCGTCATCGGACTGGCGATCTATGCACTGAAGTTGAAGCCCGGCCCCCATCATCGCCGTCGCTCCGGCTTCTGGATCATCGGGGGTGGAGTCATCGCCCCGACCGTGATTCTGACCGGGCTGGTCATCTACAGTCTCGCCTTTCTTCCTCAGCTTCTCGCCCGACCTCCTGAAGGTTCGCTTCAGATCAAAGTCGAAGGTCTTCAGTGGTGGTGGCGGGTTACCTATCTCGAGAACGGCGAACCCGATTTCGAGCTTGCGAATGAAATCCATCTGCCCGTCGGCGAGCCAGTCGAGTTCCTGCTTTCAAGTCCCGATGTCATTCATTCGTTCTGGATTCCCGCGCTGGGCGGGAAAGTCGACATGATTCCGGGCCGGCAAACGCGGCTGACCCTCATGCCGACTCGAACCGGAACCTTTCGCGGAGTCTGCGCTGAATACTGCGGCTCCTCCCATGCGTTGATGAACTTCACGGTCGTGGTGGAAGAACCGGATGAGTATCAAGCGTGGCTGGAAGAGCAGCGAAGTCCCGCCCGCCGACCGGCTGAGCAGCTCACGATCCTCGGTCGCGAACTGTTTGTGAGTTCGGGGTGCGGGGCATGTCACTCCGTTCGCGGGACCGACGCGAATGGTCGCATTGCTCCCGATCTGACCCATGTCGGCAGCCGCCATAAACTGGGCGCCGACGTTCTTCCCAATGAACGAGCCAGCTTCGAACGATGGATCCGCCATACTGACGACGTGAAGCCCGACGTCCTGATGCCCGAATATCATTCGCTCGACGCGGCGGAGTTAACGGCTCTCGCTGCCTACCTCGAAAGTCTTGATTGAAACCCGCTGTATGCAGACCACCGAGAACGATCCTGAACCGCTGCCCGAAGCCCCGCCGCTCGAAGTCCGGCGTGCGCAGGAGGAGCGTCTGCTCAAAGCCTGGGAAACGCCCAAAGGCTGGCGGTACTGGTCGGCGGTCAACAACTCCGAGGTCGGACTCTGGTACACGGTCGCCTCGTTCTGCTTCTTTCTGTATGGCGGCGTACTTGCACTGCTGATGCGCATTCAGCTGGCCGTACCCGAAAACACGTTCCTGACCGCGAATCAGTACAACCAGATCTTCACCATGCATGGCTCGGTGATGATGTTCCTGTTCGCCGTGCCGATCTTCGAAGCCTTCTCCATTCTCGTATTGCCGCAGATGCTTGGGGCACGCGATCTCCCGTTCCCGAGGCTCTCGGCGTACGGGTTCTGGAGTTTCATCATCGGCGGGGTGTTCGTCTGCGGCTCCATCTTCTTCGATGCCGCACCGCGAGGCGGCTGGTTCATGTATCCGCCGTTGACCAGTTCGTATCAATCCGATGTCGGAGCCGATATCTGGCTGCTCGGGTTGACGTTCATCGAAATTGCCTCCATTGCCGCGGCGATTGAATTAATCGTCGGGGTTCTGAAGTGCCGCCCGCCGGGCATGCGAATCAACTTGATCCCGCTTTACTCGTGGTACATTCTGGTCGTCGCCGGAATGATCCTGTTCGCCTTCCCGCCGTTGATCGCCGGCGACATTCTGCTCGAAATGGAGCGGGCGTTTCACTGGCCATTCTTTGACCCGGCACGAGGCGGCGATCCGGTTCTCTGGCAGCATCTGTTCTGGATCTTCGGACATCCCGAGGTCTACATCATCTTCCTGCCATCGGTCGCGCTGATGGCGATGATCGTGCCGACGTTCGCTCGCACGCCGATTGTCGGCTACAGCTGGGTCGTTTTGTCAGCGGTTGGGACCGGGTTCCTCAGTTTCGGGCTCTGGGTCCACCACATGTTTACCACCGGGCTGCCGGGGGTGTCACTCGGAATCTTCTCGGCCGCTTCCCAGGCCGTGGCGATACCGACCGGGGTGCAGATCTTCTGTTTTCTGGCGACGCTGGTCGCGGGACGAGTGGTGAAGTCGACCTGTCTGCTCTTTATCTTCGCAGGGCTGGCGACCTTCATTATCGGCGGGCTGACCGGCGTGATGGTCGCGGTGGCTCCCTTCGATTTTCAGGCTCACGACACCTACTTCATCGTCGGGCATCTGCATTATGTGCTGATCGGCGGAACGATCTTTCCGATCATGGCTGGCTTCTATTACTTCTTCCCGATGGTCCGGGGTAAGAAGCTGAGCGAACGGATCGGTACGATCGTCTTCTGGCTCGTCTTCATCGGTTTCAATGTTGGCTTCTTCCCGATGCACATCTCCGGAATGATGGGGATGCCCCGGCGAGTCTTCACCTATCCAGCCGGGATGGGCTTCGACACCTTGAATATGACCTCAACCATCGGCGCCTTCATTCTCGCCGGCGGCTTACTGCTGTTCTTTATCGATGTCGTCCGGCCGCGAAAGAATCAGCCTTATTCGGAACGCAATCCGTGGAACGCCGGAACACTCGAATGGCTGGCGGAAATCCCCGATAAACCGTGGGGAGCCCGCTCGATTCCGGAGATCGACAGCCGCTATCCGCTCTGGGACCAGCCGAACTTTGTCCGCGATGTCGATGAAGGCCGCTTCTATCTCCCCGATGCAAAAGAAATGCTCCGCGAAACGATCGTGACTTCGGTGATCGATGCCCGCCCGATGCAATGCCTGCGCGTGGCCGGGCCGACATTCATCACAGTCTGGGCGGCAATCTTCACCGGCGGCTTCTTTATTCTGGCGACGTATCACTGGTGGACCTCGGCTGTGGTCAGCGGGCTGCTCGCCATCGTGATGCTGCTCCGCTGGGCCTGGACCACGGCTCCGATTCCTGAGAAAGACTCGAAGGATGTCAGCCTCGGGGTGACGCTGCCGATTTATGTCTCCGGACCGAGTGCGGTCGGCTGGTGGGCGATGTTCATCACCATGACGGCTGATCTGACGGCGTTCATGTCACTGGTCTTCGGCTACTTCTTCTACTGGACTGTTCATAAAGATTTCCCGCCTGAACCGCATCAGGGGCCGGGAGTCTTCTGGCCGGTGTTGAGCCTGGTGCTGCTCGCCGGTTCGTATGGACTGACGCTGTTGTCTCATCGATGGAATCGAGACGACAACGCCCGGGCGTTCTATGGAGGGCTCATCGGAGCAGCCGTGCTTTCCCTGGGCGGAGCGGCCGCGATTCTTGCTGGTCCATGGACGACGAACCTCGATCCGACTTCACACGTTTACCCGGCCATCGTCTGGGTGCTGGCCGGCTGGATGGCTCTGCACGT
The sequence above is a segment of the Rubinisphaera margarita genome. Coding sequences within it:
- the ctaD gene encoding cytochrome c oxidase subunit I, whose product is MQTTENDPEPLPEAPPLEVRRAQEERLLKAWETPKGWRYWSAVNNSEVGLWYTVASFCFFLYGGVLALLMRIQLAVPENTFLTANQYNQIFTMHGSVMMFLFAVPIFEAFSILVLPQMLGARDLPFPRLSAYGFWSFIIGGVFVCGSIFFDAAPRGGWFMYPPLTSSYQSDVGADIWLLGLTFIEIASIAAAIELIVGVLKCRPPGMRINLIPLYSWYILVVAGMILFAFPPLIAGDILLEMERAFHWPFFDPARGGDPVLWQHLFWIFGHPEVYIIFLPSVALMAMIVPTFARTPIVGYSWVVLSAVGTGFLSFGLWVHHMFTTGLPGVSLGIFSAASQAVAIPTGVQIFCFLATLVAGRVVKSTCLLFIFAGLATFIIGGLTGVMVAVAPFDFQAHDTYFIVGHLHYVLIGGTIFPIMAGFYYFFPMVRGKKLSERIGTIVFWLVFIGFNVGFFPMHISGMMGMPRRVFTYPAGMGFDTLNMTSTIGAFILAGGLLLFFIDVVRPRKNQPYSERNPWNAGTLEWLAEIPDKPWGARSIPEIDSRYPLWDQPNFVRDVDEGRFYLPDAKEMLRETIVTSVIDARPMQCLRVAGPTFITVWAAIFTGGFFILATYHWWTSAVVSGLLAIVMLLRWAWTTAPIPEKDSKDVSLGVTLPIYVSGPSAVGWWAMFITMTADLTAFMSLVFGYFFYWTVHKDFPPEPHQGPGVFWPVLSLVLLAGSYGLTLLSHRWNRDDNARAFYGGLIGAAVLSLGGAAAILAGPWTTNLDPTSHVYPAIVWVLAGWMALHVIGGTIMQLYCLARRAARRMTAKYDADIVNVCLYWHFLALTVFITVGVIAGFPFLV
- the coxB gene encoding cytochrome c oxidase subunit II, yielding MNRDSVDPRRWLQRWFVPTAMLLLGGCAGPQSTLDPAGQGAEDIARIFWIMVVGATVIWTTVIGLAIYALKLKPGPHHRRRSGFWIIGGGVIAPTVILTGLVIYSLAFLPQLLARPPEGSLQIKVEGLQWWWRVTYLENGEPDFELANEIHLPVGEPVEFLLSSPDVIHSFWIPALGGKVDMIPGRQTRLTLMPTRTGTFRGVCAEYCGSSHALMNFTVVVEEPDEYQAWLEEQRSPARRPAEQLTILGRELFVSSGCGACHSVRGTDANGRIAPDLTHVGSRHKLGADVLPNERASFERWIRHTDDVKPDVLMPEYHSLDAAELTALAAYLESLD